Below is a genomic region from Drosophila albomicans strain 15112-1751.03 chromosome 2R, ASM965048v2, whole genome shotgun sequence.
CAGACTGATCGAACTCAATTACGGGCGACAAGTAGCTAATGTGCTTTGTGGTGTACGTATCTATGACCACCGGTTGATCCAATAGCTCGCTGCAGACAGTCAAGACAAATAGTTCCATATTATACTTATGTTATTTGCTAGGTCTACTCACACGGCATAGAAGACCAGTTGAGCGTAAAAATTCTCTTTAGCCGCCGCATCCAAGTAGCATGTAATGTGCATGTTCCAGTGCGTCTCATTGCGActgacatcgacatcgacgtcgCGCAACAATGCCACCTCATACATCTCCAACTGCACCGTCTTCCAGATGCCCATCGATGGGGCCGCCGGTCCCCAGTCCCAGGCAAAGCTTGCCTGCATCTTCCGCAGCATATTCATATGGCATTCGCCATGGTAGCGAAGTGGCGGACACGCTGGTGGCACATTTCTCCCCGCACTGTCGAGCGCCTGAGCCTTGGCTTGTGCTGCCCACACCGGCGAAGTTATCTCCACCTCCAACACATTGTCCTCCTGCAGTATTTTGGTCACATCGTAAGAGTAGCGCACAAACATGTTGTCAGTGCGTCCCAGCAGCTGATGATTCAAGCGAATCTCAGCAATTGTGTCGATGCCATGGAAAGTTAGATTAAGGTTGCGCACGTTCTTATAGTGCTCCACATCAACTGCACTCGGGAGTTGCACAAGTTAATGTGACAGTCAATTGAAAGACTAACAAAACTTACATTGGAAACTATTCGTGTATGTCCAGTTGTCGTAGGAAAGCCAACGGAGATTCACATCGTTGTaagagagcagcagctggtCCGCATAGAAGGCACTGTAAATGCCCGAGGGTAGAGTTTGGTCAGCAGCGGTCAAGGCTGCGAAATTGAATTACAACTCGCGTTATCAATCTTgccaaaatatttcattgataACGGAAAAAGACAAACATCGCAGAATTTGCTTGAGAGCGTCATTAACTGCTGATTATCGACATTAATGAACTCATTATTTATGATCGATTGTGCAGTGATGGATTAGATTCTTGACAAGTGAAGAGCCAGCTGCCAACAAATCCACCTCTTGaataatgtgtgtgtttaatacTTACAGCCATTCCGATTAGATATAGACCAGTGACTGGCCAGTTCGATGATTTCAACGGCATCGCCTTTAACCTCcggaagaagaagaatgcAGATCAATAGTCCAAGTCCAAGGCTGCAACAGCTGGCGCCTAAGAACCCCATCATCGTACGACAACAATTCATTGATTTTGGCAACACACTTGAAGAAGcgtcataaattaaatgtgtgtgcaaaCTTTTGTGGAGGCTTCAAGCTGCTTCACGTTCTTGATAAACAATAGTACTTTTATATTGCACgcatgtatgtgagtgtgcaagtgtgtgtgtctgtatatacatacatatgtttgtatatagtCTATTCCCCAAACAGATCGCGTCGCGTTCTTCAACTTCGACTCGTATAAGAGCGCGGCGTTTCGTGCCGTTGGCTCCTAAAATTGCGAATGCCTCTGAACTCGGCGACTGGCACCGGGAATAGCAACTAGTGGACTGATGACTACAGTTAACCGATCGCCAATTGTCGACTAGCAGTGAGAGCGTTTGAGAGAGCGGCTGTCAGCGAGAGAGCAAGATTATTATCAGCACGATGCGCTCTTGACAAAACATCAGCTGTTCCACTGAGAATCTACGCTATCTTTAGCCAGAGGCGTGCATAGAAAAGTTGAGCAACACGACTGGGTATATATAGAAAAGTTTTGATTtcaaatcaagaaaatatataattatgtggtatatgtatatatttatttgtggaGGTTAAACTGATAAACTGtgtgtgaaatgaaaatagtttctttgttgaaataaacaaatataataatgcggtattattattataaacaagttagaaagattgtttacttttcttttctgagcagagaattattttattattaaaatgattattataaaatttgaaaaattgattttaattgtctcattttaaaatgtgaaatgatcTTATAAATTCGgattttagttgttgttgctatggATTAATAATAGAACACACTTTTGACAAAATTGATAAACAATTATTTCCATTACCACACTAAAGCAAAGCATCTTTATTAAGCAACAGCAGGGGATTAATTATTGGTCAAGCATATATATACCTTATACCATATACTGATTCATGGTCTTGACTCTTATATTATCTGAGGTTAGTTTTATGCACTCGGAATCTTCGTCAATATTCAATGTGACGATTTGTCGTGGCACCGTCTGTGTGAATCCATTCATTGAGAATTCGTGACGAACTTCTGTGTAGGTCTCATGAACAAGCTCCAAATAGATAAACAATGTTGGATACCTGACAGTTATGCGTAAACTGAAGTTGTTAAGGTAAGGCTTCGAAGATGCACAATCGCCTCGATGGATCTCGATCTAAAAGAAAGATAGTTAAATTATTTCTCAGGCTTTAACAGAATTTTAAACAACATTACTTTCAGCTCGGGATCACTAATGCCGACAATATTCTTAATGGGCACAGGatagaaataattttgggCAACAATCGTATCATCTTCATCTTTCAAAAGAATTTCGAGAAAGATTTCTGTCTTTGCTTTCGATTCATAAAGCACAGAGTCGAGTGGTATGCGTAGTTGATCCAAAGAactctaaaaaaaagaatattatttatataattttcgaAATCTTGCATATTGAAAGTCTTACCGCGTCAACGCCAACAGATATAGCACGTGCAATCGAAGATTTGGGATATATATCGTTCCAGAGGAATGTATTGATAAAGAGATTATATGTCTTTGGCTGATCATCTGAATAATCTTCCCTAGTGATAGttatattgatttgattgcTGGCCTCATGATAAAGCGCCAAAATACTTGTGGAAGCAAAGAATTCCTTGGCCCAAAAGTAAACCAACTTATAGTTGCCATAGAAATCAATGCAGGACCAAGTCGGAGCTACCCAAACATCATTCAACTGCCAGATGAGAGCACCCATGGTCAAGTAATCGCCACGACGACTGCGAAATAGTTCAACTGCCTTTTTGGTCGACATTGCCTGAGCCACCTGACTGAAGTAGATGAACTCATCGATGTTATCCTCCCAATTCTGCAGATTAAATGGCAGCTCGTAGGCAATTTGTCGCAATAGTGGAATAAATCCCTTAGTATcatgttgtcgctgtcgtatGAGTGCTGCCAAGCTCTCCTCGGTGGCATTCTGTCCGAGATCACGAAGCCAACTCGAACGCATTGGCAGACTGGCGTAACCGAATTCCGACACAAAACGAGCCTCCGGATAAATAGTTTGCGATGGAGTATCTTCCTCGTAAAAGTGAACTACAAATGCaagtaattaatattatttaatatacatttttaagatGTTACTTACCATCACCATAATTTGGACTTTGTGGATCCTTGGCCAGCTCTTTGCTCGACTCAGCTATGCCCATCGAGGGTGTGGAGATCATTGGACCAGGACGCGGCTTGAAATCGTTGCGAGAGATAATGTTCAGTTCTGGCGAAAGATTGCCCAAAAAGAGCAACTTATACTCGTCTTCCAGACGCTTTGCATCGGTGCCAAAATCCGAACGATTCTTCACCAGATACAACTCGATCTCATTGTTGGTCACAATCAGCGAAAGACTGGCGTGATAGGCGAGTCGCTGGGCATTCTGTGCTGCCTCCTCTCTCATGCATGCCATCAGCTCATCGGTAACCGGATAAGTGGCCTTGGTGAAAGCCATATCCTGCCATATCAAAAGGCCATAGCTATCGGCTAAGCTATAAAAGGTGTCTGATTCATAAAGTCCACCGCCCCAAACACGTATCATATTCATATTGGCATCTCTGGCGGACTTCAAAAGATGTTGTACTGCAATGAAGTtcagtttattaattaataaaagttttagATTGAAGACAAACCTACTCACTTGTATCAGAATCCGCTGAAAGCTCTGGCAGTGCGTTAGCTGTCACATAATTAACGCCCTTCATAAAAATGGGATGACCATTAACACGGAAATAAAAGGTGCGACCTCGATCTACGAATTGCATAAAAAGTTAAGCTAAACCTTAAATCGAACATCGATTATTTACCATCCTCATCCTCTACTAACTCAATGGTTCGGAAACCAATATTAAGCAGCTTGTGGGAGTCGGTGCGTGAACCCAGGCCGGGTTCATCCTCGTTGCGATATGTCTTCAGATTGAAAGAAACGGGATATAGCATCTGATTGCCATAGCCATTTGGCCACCAGAGCTTTACTTTTTCCTAAACACGAACAGTGATTAGTCAGGctattagaaaatatttcaacataCTTACTTTGGGTATATGAATCTGGAATTCAATTTTCGGATTAGCATAGGTGAGCTTTTGTTGGGGCACCACAAAGGGTACCGCAAATAATTCACTAAgaagaaaatgttaaaattttgCTAATCAACTTAATAAACTGCTCACCTGGCATAAACCACAAGCTGTCCGTAGAAGATCTCATAGTCGGAGGTACTGATAAAGGCACGACAATCCATTGTCCAGTGAGTATCATTACGATTGATAGCCACATCCACATCCCGCAAAATGGCCACAGCATAGTACTCAACAGTAACCGATTTCCATATGCCCGATGAAAGCGCAGCCGGATTCCATTCGCCGCCAAAGCTCATTTGCAGTTTGCGCAGCATATTGCGATGGCATTCAACATTCCCGCGCGATGCTGGACAACTGGGTGGAGCACCAACTCCACGTTCCTCCAGCTGCGCTGCCCGAGCATTGGCCTCCACCAAAGGTGAGAGTATCTCGATCTCTAGCAGATTGAGCGCGCTGCCGTACTGCAACAAATGTCCCACGACATAGGAATAGCGCACAAACATGTTATCAGTTTCACCAAGCAGATTGCCATTCAACCTAATTTTGGACACCGTATCAATGCCGTGGAATGTCAAGTTCACCATGTTGTCGTGACCCAGTTCAGCTAATAAGGATATTGATGATAAAGTATGATTTAAAAATGTCTGTCATAAACGCACCCATTTCGAAGCTTGTGCTATAGATCcatgttttgtttgcaatcCAGCGTAGATTGACATCATTTCCAGGCGCGAGGAAATCGCCATAAGTTTTCGATAACTCCGTGTATACTCCAGAGGGAATCTTTGTCACTTCCACGGGAACTACTGTAATAACTGTGGATTCACTTCGTTAAAGCTTTCAAATCACTGGCGCTGCAGTTAATAACATTTACAACCAATTAATTTTCACAAAAGCCGATAACAATTGGATCGAAAAGTCAACGTCAGTTTCTTATCTtatcacaacaaaaaaaaacgctcGAGGTCGGGGAAACTTtgcaaaatttgattatttggcAATGAATCAAATGAATCTCATATTAGGGCTATTCGTCATGCTCAATAGATATTGAATTATACTTTCTACTCTATATAAACTTCTGGTTAAATACTTACGGGAATCACTGTCTCTCAAGGTCCAGCCCTTGGTTAACTCAATTGTTTGCACTTTCTTCGCATTGAGAATTGGCAGTGCaatcaataatattatacaaacattaattatttttaacattgttgccattgtttgcAGCCAATTGACATCTCTTCACTAAACAACACAAATGtgatttgttatttgttgaaaTCTTATCATTTGCCCGTGTTCCCGTCTGCAGcgcgtttatttattttcagcgATTGTTTTCCACACACACGGTTTCGATTCGGAATCACATTAATAACTGAACGATTGCTGCTCTCCATTAACTGTCCGACCCACTTGTAAACTTATCAGCCCAATTGGCTGTGGTGAGAATCGCTCAGCGTGGATAACTTTAGTAAGTGTATAACACCAAGTGAGCGAATCGTTAAGTTTCAAAAGTGTTGAAAAAGATTAATTTCTATatcgaaaaataataaacttttgaaAGGTAATCGAAGGCTccttttaatgaaaatgatgtCATGTCAAACAGTTGGCAACACCGAACTGAAGAGTGGGCAGAACGCATCTCAGATAATCctcaatttatttacaaaccaactccattttatattttacatttaaaaaaatatatgtaaatatcatTTAGGTAATCAGAggctatttaaaaaatgatgtCATATTAAACAGTTGGCAGCACTAAACTGAAGATTTGGCTCCACGGATCATAGAACGTTGCTTATTTTAGATAATtctgaatttatttacaaccCAGctccattttatattttacttttaatcacatttagaaaaatatacagCGTTATTCCTTACACATAAGACATTTTGCTcgtattaatataaaaagtttaacaGATATTTTAtctttcaattatttgcaagttaatcataattttataCAATCGCATTACATAAGTATTAGTATCTTTAAGTATCTCAACTATTTCAGGGATCAAGCCGAATTAAATTGTGCTGGCACATAATTACTaacagttattattgttttttgttttatttgttttcaattgttaGTCCCAGATTCTCTCTTCAATTTGCATTGCTAACTAAAACTACATAATAACACATTCAATCATTCACACCCACCCACAACATTCACACAGAAACATACATACACCAAGAGACTTAAGTATGTAGATCGATTCTAAAGCTGCCACATGGGGCGTATGAACGATGCCAAGATCATCAGAAATACTGCGATCAATGGCAAATGGCTGTGTGTGCGGCAAACGCCGCCCATTGCTGCACGATATTCATCCTCTGGCAAATATTCGCGAATATGTCTCGTCTTATTCATCATCCAATAGAAGGCCTTCATGTTGCCCAGTCTCTTCAGCTCATCGCCGATATCTTTACGTATCTTGGCATTGTATTTGTTCAGCATTCGCTTCTCATCCGAACTCAGCATGGAGCCATCGATCAGCTTGGGTTCGTAGGGTACCAAAGTAACAGGTTGGAATGCTAGGAAATGTTCGCCAGTTGTTGTCGTTCGTCCACTGTCCAGCACTTCCAGTACATTCTTGATGCGCACGCCATAATCATCACGCTTATAAAAGCCAGATTCTggaagagaaataaaaaatattagacTTTAAAGTAAATTGCAATCACTTAACAGTCACAATGAACGAAAAAAGTGGCCCCTaaacaattgttttatatGTCTGCattgttttacaaatttaattgtgttACAGTTAAGCATTCAATTATAGATTTACAAAATTAGTTGTGTTACTGTTAAGCAAGAAAGTATGCCGCTATCTAAATTTGTATACTAACTACAGTATGGCTGTTAAGTGAAGTGGCAGTTAAGTGAGATGAGATATAAACTTACCACTCGAAAAGAAATAACCCTGCTTAAAGTGATAGCTGCTGTTCTGGCCATAAGACACGGAGATGGGAGCTGTAGGTACAAATCATTAGTTAATTTCAGTTCCCAAAACTCTTCTTCAATTTCGCTACTTACGCTCCTCGACAGAACCATAGGCGCCAATACCATGACCTGTCTCCTGTGGATAATCGGTCATCTCGTGCCACACCTTTGCTCTCACCACACTATCAACGCCCGAAGGTTTGACCGATGCCGGGAATATCAGATTGGATATATGCAGAATACCAGCTAACACTGCTGTATAAGCACGCTTCATATCCCGAGTGGGTTCCCCAAAGATATAGGTACGCGACACATCGGTGGTTCCTTCCAAATATTGTCCACCCGATTCAATCACCAGCAGACTCTGGTCGGATACCTCAATGTTGGTCACATTGCTAGAGATGTAGTAGGGCAGCGCCGAGTGCTCGCCATAGGCAACAACAGTGCGAAGCGACAAGCCCTTGGCATTGCTCTGCGACAGACGCATTAGCTCCACCTCGTACTTAATCTTC
It encodes:
- the LOC117575993 gene encoding beta-mannosidase-like, with translation MATMLKIINVCIILLIALPILNAKKVQTIELTKGWTLRDSDSLITVVPVEVTKIPSGVYTELSKTYGDFLAPGNDVNLRWIANKTWIYSTSFEMAELGHDNMVNLTFHGIDTVSKIRLNGNLLGETDNMFVRYSYVVGHLLQYGSALNLLEIEILSPLVEANARAAQLEERGVGAPPSCPASRGNVECHRNMLRKLQMSFGGEWNPAALSSGIWKSVTVEYYAVAILRDVDVAINRNDTHWTMDCRAFISTSDYEIFYGQLVVYASELFAVPFVVPQQKLTYANPKIEFQIHIPKEKVKLWWPNGYGNQMLYPVSFNLKTYRNEDEPGLGSRTDSHKLLNIGFRTIELVEDEDDRGRTFYFRVNGHPIFMKGVNYVTANALPELSADSDTIQHLLKSARDANMNMIRVWGGGLYESDTFYSLADSYGLLIWQDMAFTKATYPVTDELMACMREEAAQNAQRLAYHASLSLIVTNNEIELYLVKNRSDFGTDAKRLEDEYKLLFLGNLSPELNIISRNDFKPRPGPMISTPSMGIAESSKELAKDPQSPNYGDVHFYEEDTPSQTIYPEARFVSEFGYASLPMRSSWLRDLGQNATEESLAALIRQRQHDTKGFIPLLRQIAYELPFNLQNWEDNIDEFIYFSQVAQAMSTKKAVELFRSRRGDYLTMGALIWQLNDVWVAPTWSCIDFYGNYKLVYFWAKEFFASTSILALYHEASNQINITITREDYSDDQPKTYNLFINTFLWNDIYPKSSIARAISVGVDASSLDQLRIPLDSVLYESKAKTEIFLEILLKDEDDTIVAQNYFYPVPIKNIVGISDPELKIEIHRGDCASSKPYLNNFSLRITVRYPTLFIYLELVHETYTEVRHEFSMNGFTQTVPRQIVTLNIDEDSECIKLTSDNIRVKTMNQYMV